In Peromyscus eremicus chromosome X, PerEre_H2_v1, whole genome shotgun sequence, the sequence TTTGAAACCACTAGAGAAGAGCCAAGCATGCTGGCATACAACAGTAAAtggcagcactcaagaggctaagcCAGAGGATtcttaagagttcaaggccaacctgggctacataatgagtttgaagctagccaaTGTTACAGAGTAAGACAGtcaaaaacagacaaatataTAAAGCCACCATAGAAACCACCTATTTAAAGGAGCCCTCAAAGGGTTTAAAGAATCCTTTCATGATATTGATAATTATTCCTACTTTGTATGTTTTATATAAGAACATCTATTTTTTAAAGCATAGACAGACAATTGTAATTATTCCTACTTTGTATGTTTTATATAAGAATGAgtatcttttttatatttttggttgtgagcatagcctttaacggctgagccatctctccagcccgagtatcgtttttaaaaaaaagtatagacagacacacatacacacaggggagtaggaaagaaaaatctaaaaataaaattaagaagacAATTTGTTGTAtaagtcaaaaaaagaaaagatgaatgaTGCCTGGTGAGTGGTCAGAAGGGGAGAAGCAAAGAACCACAAACTAAATTATTCATGAAGTTGGGCATAGTGACTTGAGTCCTGCAATCCTGCATTCAGAAgtctgaggcatgaggatcaccTATGAGTTTGAGCCTAACCTGTAAATAGTGAGTTATAGGTCATCCTGAGGTACAAAGTgacactgtctaaaaaaataaaaaataaattaaaaaaaaagccaggtgtggtagcacaagcctgtaAATGGCAGCATTTGAGAATGGAATCAGATCaggagctacatagcaagttcaaggccagcttcagctacccgacccatctcaaaaaataaaagtttaattaCTTGTTTAATTATACTATGTATAATCAGAGTAACAACCACCTAACTTTTAGCTATAATTAAAGGAGTACTCAGTTTTAGACTCCCTGCTTAGGCACAAATGAAGGCTTTGAAAATTTCAGAATTATAAagataaaaaggttaaaaaaccAAGTGAAGAAAAATCCTAATGGTTATTGTGCCTAGGAGAATACCAGGAGTGACTCAAAGCCCACAAGGCCATGAAGAAATAGCCATTTCAGTGAGCAGCTGGTCTAAATTACCACAGCAGGTGATTTTGTTGAAATTACTACACCAAGCATTTCAACATAGACGTGTCTCACCTAGGATACATAGCACAGAAAATCCTGTGAAGCCTGTTCACCTCTCCCACCTTTACTAGCTCAACTTCTCATCTCCAATAGGTCAAAGGGTAGGTAAGGCATCTTTGGAATGTTAAGATGTAGGCTTCTTTTAGGTCTAGCTATGTGTAAGATTTGTTCTTAGCCTCTCTCTCCTAGAAGCCAACATAAAGTTGAATCTTTCTGAGCAATGAAAAAAAGGGATTGATTAGTAGTAAACACTCATTGGATGGGAAAGAGGACTTGGATTTAAGGTTCTTAGAGGACCTAGTGACTGTGTTTAAAATGGCCAATTTTCCTCCAAAAAGAGAAAATTGAACttgttgaaaattaaaattaataataaaaggaaatcaCCCATACAATGCTAtcacccagaaggcagagacaggaggatcataagttccaGGCAAGCATGGGCTACAAAATGAAACCTGTCTCAGATAAGAGAATAAGTAGGGAAAGGGGATAATTAATTAGCTATCGTGAACCGCATCTTTCATATTTACCTCTCATTTTTGTCTTATATAGAGAGCTCTTGAATCATGAAGTCTATGAAGAAATAGAATGTACTCACTCATCTTACTTGTACTTTGATTACCCTACCCTACACCTACCTAGCTGAATACTAGCTATCTAAAACATtgttcattctttattttatagccACCTTTTCTAGTTATTCTCCAGTTCATCCTGCAATACTGCTGCCTATGAAGGCTGTATCTCTTGATCACTCCTTTCCTTTATCTCACAGAAACACCTATTCTTCCTACTCCCTCAGAAATCTTTTATTCATCTCATTCTCTAATGATCAAAAATTTCTTAACTTCTTTACTTCAGCTGACTCTTCTATTTAAAACCAAATATCACTCTTAGGTCTCTGTAATGTCCTCATCTTTTGAACACATCATTTTCTATAccattgtttcattttaaaataaatgaaaagtaggTTTTCTAGGgcgaccaggttggcctcaaattcaccatgTCATAAAGGCTGGacatgaactcctgatcctcctgcctccacctctcacatgctgggattacaagcatgcgcTATCATGTCCAGCTCTAAAACTATCTTTAATTTACCAAATGACAAGATTCCTACCTCCCTCATCCCAACCTTCCTGGAACCCTTCTGTACAAGACATATTAGTTAGATGAAAACACAGACCCATCAGAAATTATCAGGATTTCACCCACCTTTCTGTCTGCATCAAATCTGTTTGAAAAACAACATAATGAAGCAACATCAAATGAGGTAAAAGGACAATGAAAGAAACTGTTGTTGATATGTGGGTGTACCAGAAGATGGGtctatatgtatgtttctgttATAACacattacatatgcatatataataaacacacataaatacattcaaCTCAAATTAGCAAAACTCCACAAATATAAAAATCAGATCAGCTAAATCTGACCTAAACCACAGATATTATATGGCTACTTCCTGGAAGGAGATGCATTATCTATGTGACAAAGTCAGTTGTAAGTTACAGGAAACTATAGGTAAACTACTATAAGCAGCCTGGATTCTGCTTTTCTGTAATGTAATATAAATGCAAAGCTTAGTCATCACCTCAGGACAATGGCCATGTTGCATGACTTCTACACAATACCCAGCATGCGCTCAACACTGGGAAATAGTAAATTTACAACTTAAGGAGGAAAACGGAGGCTTGCTTCACAGTGGTTTAAtatgaacagagttgaatatGACATTGTCTGACAGAAGAATGAACAGTTTGCTGAATAAAAGCCCCGAGTCAGGATATATACACAGCAGAAATGGGGCCTCAGAGTCTCAGCACTTGtgcacaaagaaagaagaaatatttaaaaaatatctgtaaCAGAGGATACAAATCCAAAGGCAGCAAGGACATGGACACTGGTGAGGTGGGAAAGGGGCTGCTCAGTCCCCAGCATGGGCTCGGCAGCTAGAGAGCTAATCTGTCTCAAGGGTCTTCAACACGGAGATGGGCTCCAAGACCCATGTCAAAATCTAATCCTGACCTCTCTGACCAGGATCACACCAGGATCAGCAATCCTTTTCCCCAAGGacctccatagaaaacacaattccTTCCATAATAGGGAGTCTAAGCCAAGAGTCCCAACTTTTATCTGGCACCAGAGTTAACTTGCTCTCATCCCACCATTTGGACTGACAGCAGGTCCCAGCAAACAAACCACCACCTTCCAAACAATAGCCTAGAGAGTTGCCAGCCTCAAGAAGCTGCTTTAGCCTCTAAGATTTGGGAACTCTACATCTAGCTGCTAGCCCTATTTCAGTTTCTGGGAACAACACTGGAGTTCATGGGAAACAAGTACAGACAGTTCAATAACCCTGTGACCAAGCTGGGGAAGGCGGCAGACAACTCTTGCCTCTGAGCCCCATTCAACAGCTCAAAGTGCTTAGGAGCAATCAGaaactgtggtgtgtgtgcttctgccCGTGGGACAGCACTAAATGAGATGGGAAaaggaggaatggaaggaggaaAGTGATGTTGCTCTTCCTTACCACTTAGAGGAACCTAGAACATGACCCCCTCCACCATTCTGGAAGTCACCTGGCAGTGGTAAGTTGCTCTTATTCCTCAAAACCTACAAAGCTAACCCATAAAGTCACAAGGGTTGAGGAGGGAGGATTGCTGGCCCATTCTGACTAATTAGCTAGTGAGCAAAATATAGACAGCCAGAGTAGGGAGCCATAAAGGGATAGGGGCTAGGCAATAAGAGCAGCCTACTACCCTATGGCTTTCTTGACTCTGCAGTAACCATGATGATGGGCCCATAAAACCCATACACCCTGCTCCACATATCAGACTGCTTAACTCTATGAGGATTACTGCCATGAAAAGCAACCAGggagaaaaaaacaaccaaaaacaattgCTGAGAAAACTGGGAGCAGGCCTAGAAGAAACAGTAAGTTTTGGGTCTCTACTACCTTCCTccctaaaagaaaattttcatgcAGGTAGAAAAAGCAGAGATTCTCCCTATTCAGTGTTCCTGGTGAAACCTAAGAATAAGAAAAAGCCCCTAGACTTGCAGCATCAGTAATACATCCCAGTGCCTCACCAGcacaactccccccacccccaaggttAGCCTTCTGGCATGGGTAAAACACCCAAAAATTGCCTTCCAGtccaatccctcccccaccccaaccccaagcAAAGAGCATCTGCCTGTGGTTTCCCACCTCTCTTCAGAGAAGAGATACTAGcagagtgcccacatggtgtaGTCTGGTACCAAGGGGCACAATGCAAGACGGTCTATCAGGCCAGAGGATGGGCAGCCAACTTCAgatcaaaaagagagagaggcttaGTGTAAAAATCAATGTCATTTCAGCAGATAAAGTAGAGGGCAAGTGGTGAGAGGGACTCCTACTGGCGCACCTTCCCAGGGACGTAGTTCCTATCAATTGCCTCCTCCTGCAGGAACATGTGTAGACAGCGTTCATTCTGAGCCAGTGGGTGCCCAGCAATTCTATAAAGAGACCAAAATGGTTATCAGTAGTTTCCGGGATCAGAGAGAATTGGCAGGGGAATAGGAATATGAAGAGAGGAAAAAGGGCATGATCAGCCTTAGGTTTGAGCCTCTAGGGGATAGCAGTGGGGTATGACCTAAACTGTAATATTGTAGAAGGGAAATTGAACAGAAGGACAGGGTAGGGAAATTCTAATTAAAAGGGTTAACATGCATTACATTCTCAGGCTTTGACATACAGGATCAGAATTTATTCACAGGAATGGAGTTTAACTATCCAGTTTGCCCACTACATCATACTACCTATTACAAAAagacaaagtagaaaaaaatatagaaagatcATGATAGGCTGGGAGTATAATAGCTtagaggtagagtgcttgcctagcatacacaaggccctggaatCACTCCTCAGCAAAAAGGGAAAGAGGACAGTATGGAacaaaggaggaagggggagggggagaaaaaatGGGGGAGGGCGAGAAAGTTCATGATGGCAAATAGAGTAAGCAGGGCAGCCAGGAAATCGGCTTACTTGTTAATAAACTGTTCGAGGCCCTGCCTCCTTTCTTCAATGAAAGATTCCTCAAAGATCCCTTCATCTCCTCGAAAAGGGAGCTGCCGCTTCAAGGCcttcccaggcagtggtggtactaCAATCTGCAGTCAAACAGCAGCCCAGTTGGAGagggcaagaaagaaaaaagcaaatgagAAGGTAAAAGGCTCTCCAGTGCCTACTTGCTTgcactctctctccctttccccgcccccccccctctctctctctgtgcctccctccacctcccttcctccctctccctccccttcccctccatgGCTGCAAGGTGGCCTCCAACTGTGTatataaccaaggatgaccttgaacttctgatcctcctggcttCACCTGCCAGGTAAACTGTGTATCTCAATTCTTTTAGGCCTGGGATCCACCATGCCAGGTTCAGCTAAGACCTTAGAACAGTAAAGATGGCTCATATGGATCCAACTTGATTTCTGTAGGACAGATTTACCAtctcaaaagaaaggaagtaaagTTCAAGCACTCTTCCCTTTCTTTAACAATCCAGCACCATCCAAGCATTTAGCTAAGCTTTTCTTGACACATTTTTGCACTTACAGGAGTTTACTAACtttacaaacaacaaaacaatagttAAAAATATTGTTCacgaggctgaggagatggctcatcagttaataGCATtggctgcacaagcatgaggacctgaatatGGACTCCAGgacccaaacaaaaaaagtccaGCTGAGGGtggagggtagagacaggaggattgctggagaTTGCTGGCCTAGCTCCAAATTCAGTAAGAAGCCCTGTAAAACGTGCAAGGTAGATAGAGCAGGACACACAACTTGCTCCTCTGTCCTGCATGTGCCCTTGCACCATatacccccctacacacacacttttaaaaataatacagtcAGCcaagcagtgatggtgcatgcctttaatcccagcactcaggagacagaggcaggcggatctctgagttcgaggctagcctggtctacagagctagttccaggacaacaaaggctaaaaaaagaaatcttgaaaaaacaacaacaacaaaatacctgtCTTacggaggagtagatgggggggggagtagaagggaggtggggcaaaggaacaggaggagaggaggggagggaaaactATGGTTGATgcgtaaaataaattttaaaaatttgataaaaaaaactattctaaATCTCTTTCAAGATTCAAAGGGTATTCCCCCAGGACCAATACATTGGGATTCAGTCTATAAGAATGTGTTCACCCTTCCTACCTACTTCAAGACTTTACAAGCTGTGATCTTATACCCTCTGAGCCTATGCAGATTGCTTCCTCCAATGGTACTAATTAGGGATGAGCTGTACCTTACTATCGCGCTCCAGCTCATTTTTCAGCCACTCGAAGTCACTGTAGCGTCGCCGTACACAGGATTCTTTCAGCTTGAAGATGGGTAGGTTTGTCTacagggaaggaagaatgaagagaAGCCAGGTGTTGTGACACTTACTTTTAACACacacaaggctgaggcaggacgatcAGCATTTTGAGGCCAACATAGGCCACATAGGGaattccagatcagcctgggctacatagtgagaccctatctcaaaaataaaaactgaaaacaggCAATAAGTTCTGTTCAACCAACCTGTGGAGACCACCTGTCAGAACCACTGGAAAAGTCTCAATGAAGAAACAGTTCCTCTGGGACTGAGGATATAATTCAGTGGTAGGGCATTTACCTACTCTCTATGAGCACcagagtttgactcccagcatcacaaaaaagaaaacttgttCCTATGGACCATATACCTAAAACTCTTCCAAAACACCACCAGGTATATATTAACCCTTACCATACCCAATTAACAGAAGTCccttgctggggctggagggtagctcagaggtagagcacttgcctagcatgctcaaggctctTGGTTCcgccccacaaacacacacataaaatccttttacttaaaatttatcTTAGAGAAGACTCACAGTCATGTTCTAATGTACATTATACTGGTAAATCATGTTATTTGAGCTCAGATGggttccccacccccatttcaTGCCCACACATGTTTGTCTCAAAGTAGTCTCAAAGGCCCCGTCCGGGGATTTGTTCCCTTCCTATCTCTGTGATACAGagggaagaaaacaacaaaacactccAACAGTAAAAACAGTCTTTGAGAACAACTAGAAGGTAAACCATTTCCAACAGATGTTTATCCCATGATATAAAAATGCCTGCAGTGGAAAAAAAGCTGAAGCTCACTCATGGGAAGCTCAGCCATGGAGAAAATGCTCAATCAGGAACTCCAGCTGACTGCCTAACTTCCTGAGATGGTTTCTTCTGGACCTTAGGGATGCCTGATTTGATGAtgttacctttctgttgctatttgttcttttacttggaAGCCTCAACCAAGGGGACACTCTGCTGTCTGGGACTCTCTGTTTGGGAAACTCCAGCTGGCTGCCTTAAAGGCACTTTCCCAGTCAGTTTCTGCTGGATATCCTGACTTGATAATGTTTTGCTATCTGTCTATCTCttgctatttattcttttactctgACTTGTCACATAATTAAACTTACTCATTCAAAATCAAAAGTATGGCTATTTCAGATCATTCTCTAGATCTCCAAGACatgcttctctctgctttcctatTCCAATCTTTCCTGTAAGTCCTAGTTCAATTCTCACTTAATTCAGAAAACTTTTCCTGGTAATATCAGCTGGGTATATTGTGGTCTACCTCCTCCTTGATCCCTTCTGACATTATACTtttcttgagaccctgtctctagcctaggctggcttctaactctctatgtagctgaggataaccttgaacttttgtCTTCTTGCCTCCTTAGGAAATTACAGgggtataccaccacacccagttcatgAAGTGCCaggcatcaaacccagggctttagacatgctaggcaagtatttaACAACTAAAATACACCCACATCCCCATTtctaaggatgatcttgaacttctgatccttccatCTCTACAGTTTATAAAGCGTCACATTACTAGGTTTTCTTCAGATGTTTTATGCATCCTGTATGTTGTCTACATGATGATCTTAAGATCAACTACCTGACTGTGCATGGTGCtgtatccctttaatcccagcactcagaaggcagacaggcagatctctgctgagtttgaggccaagtcACTACATACAGAGTTCTAGACTAGCCAGGACAACATAGtgagacagtctcaaaaaaaaaaaaaatcaacaatcaCGACAACTTTTGCTTTTCCCAAAATGTAAGGCACCAATACTCAATTACTCAATAGAAACTAGAATGAATCTAGTTACTCCTTTCACCTAAAAAATGCAGAATGAACAGCCTTTATGTAAGTTAGCTTTCTATAGCTTACTCATTCCTACATCTTAATCACTGAGAAGACTCCTTGGGCTCTAGTGGTAAGAGGAACTTCTAACATATTAAAAAGcccattgaaaaaccaaaaaaaaaaaagctcaaatcTTCATTCCTGTCTACAAGTTCTAAATGAAAATGGTCAAATACATATATTAATCTAGACCACATTTCTTGCCAGCCAATTCAGAGCAATGGGTGGGTAATAATAGGAACTACCTCTTTCTTCTCAACACAACTGCCTCTTGGCAAAAAAGGAGTATCTTGGAGTTCTGGTAGAGCCTCACATGGTCCTTACTACCTTAATTTTTACAGTCCCCAAGTCTTGAAATTGCCTCCCCAGCCAATAACTGGCCAATTCTACCCAAAATCTTCAAGGTTCAAAAAATATTAATAGGTTTAAATGGAGTCTGATATACATAACATTTTGTCATCTAAACTAAAGAATGAGTTTTCTTCAGAGTGTGGCCCCAGGTATGTCTACAATGCTCCAGCGGATGGCCTCATACCCAGAAGTATATGGGCAATACAAACTGGACTGgatggcttggtttggtttttaaagaaGACTCAAAagttggagagagagggaggtggaaATGGATCAGGAAGGAattaggaggagagaaggagtgaatatggtcaaaattcattgtataaaattctctagccgggcggtggtggcacacgcctttaatcccagcactcgggaggcagaaccaggcggatctctgtgagttcgaggccagcctgagctaccaagtgagttccaggaaaggtgcaaagctacacagagaaaccctgtctcgaaaaaacaaaaaaaaaaaaaattctcaaagaacaattttttttgttttgatttgtttttttttttttttttttgttttcaagacagggtttctccgtgtagttttggtgcctgttctggatctcactctgtagaccaagctgaccttgaactcagagatccacctggctctgccccgagtgttgggattaaaggcatgcaccactgccgcccggcaaaaatattttttaaaggaataaacaACTAAGTAAACATGGTGGCAAagatctgtaatgccagcacttgataAGTGGAAATAGGATGGTCagtagttcaaagtcatcctcagctacacagtgagacagtgagttttaggccagcctaggctacatgaaactcagaaaacaacaacaaaaaataagaataaataagaaactgGAAGCTGGTGAGATGACTGGGCAAGTAAAGGTGCCTGAATCTAAAtctgacaacccgagttccaTCTCTAGGACCCATATGGtaagagagaaccaagtcctcaagttgttctctgacatgtGCTGCAACCCTTCCCCTGAACACaagataaatacaaatataatttcaaaaattttaaggtctgggcagtggtggcgcatgcctttaactccagtacttgggaagcaggagcaggcagatctctgtgagttcaaggccaacctggtctatagagtgagttccaggacaggctccaaagctacacagagaaaccctgtctcacaaaattaaaaaaaaaaaaatttaagggactggagagatggctccatttttaagagcacttgttcttacagaggacccaggttcaattcccagcatccatgtagtaGCTCAccactatccataactccagttccaggatgcACATGATACATAGACATATGTTTgatcaaaacactcatacacatagaataaataaatctttcttttttaaaagtttttaatttaaaaactgtcTTTTTATGGGCTTTGTTtgactaacaacaacaacaacaaaaaaaaaaaactattccttCCTTACCCCCAAAGGATGCTGAAAATATTGTCCTTCCATCTCAGCACTTAACCATCTAAGAAAAAAGCTACTACACAGAAGGCTAGTCCCTGGGCTCCAAACTACAAATCATATGAGGAAGCCAGAATTGTATAATACAGGATATTGAGGGTTTAGGGGTTCTGCTCagcacaaaataaagtaaaaggacagaaaaaaaatcaagtccacATTGATACATTCATATgaagcaggtggtggtggtgcatgcctttattcccagcacttgggaggcagaggcaggcagatttctgtgagttcaagaacagtctagtctacaaattgagttccaggacagccagggctatgtagagaaaccctgtctaggaaaaaaaaagaaagaaacatccaTATGAATATGTATAATGATGTGAGGCCACCATAGCACCTCTCCAGACTCCTCAGGCAGGCAGGATCCATTTCTgaataaaattaaagagaataGCTTCATCAATATTTATTATATGGAGCTGAAGCTGTAGATCAATGGCAGAGTGTGTGCTCAGCATGCATGAGGTCTAAATtaaatccccagcaccagaaaaaaataaatacaaacgattttacatatttttacaaAAACTAGAGTTCAATAAAACAGTAAAAGCCTCAAATCAACTCAAACCCACAGAAAGAAGAACCACCGTCAACTCTATCAACATTACATAGCTAGAACTGTGGAAGGGACTGACGAAAAAGCTCAGTGTACATTTTGCATACTAAGTTTTGCAACTAAGCCTTAACAAAGTGGTGGAAAGAACATGGACtttgagacttggtttcaaatccCAGCCCTATCCAATACTGTTATATGCACTTGGGAAAATTACTTAAACTACATGCTTTCCtgatttctactttttaaaaatgcatacagAAACTAAAACCTACTCAGGCGTactgacacacacctttaatcccagcactcaggaagcagaggcagaagcagagacaggcagatctctgagttggaggccagcctggtctacaggatgagttccaggacagccaggactacacagagaaactctgtctcagaaaaaaataatgaaaagagaagagaagacagcTAAAACCTAGTTTGGTACCTGGCTCATTGTAGGGACCAGATGGATGGTCTCTGTTATAAGAATACCTAAAGAAGAGAACGATTTCCTTATTAATCCTTAAGGCTCTTATACATCTAGACAAAATCTCCAAAACCCTAAAAGTAGTCTTTATACTGAACACGTTATACTTAGGTTCCCTTGAGTAATTAAGCCTTCCTCCATTAACCCTTCTCTTTTATCATAGTTTAAAGAACGTAAACCCATGCTTCTCCAAAGAGATCATTTCAAATAGTCTAGTCTCCACAAGACAAGCAAGCATTCCTCATGCTGCTATCACTTTCCCCCCTCAGTTTGGAGAGGACCATTTCTCCCCTAAGACTGTCAAGCATTCTCATTCAATTCTTCTAAAAAATGAGAGCACCATATGTCTCTTGGCTCTCCAATGCTATTCAAGTGGGATGCTATTCACAAAGAATATCCTGGATCTccaaactgaaaagaaaacacaaggaaaactaaaaaatagTTCCTAATTTTTTTAAACCTGTACCACttcaactgggaaaaaaaaatacgtGTGAGCCATGTACTCTATCTGCACATTCCATCCCTGCACTATGGACTAAGAGAATAAAGTCCCCTGGGGTGCAAACTGGAAGAAGCCATGCCTAGAGCCGTTCTGAAATGTCATGTATTAAAGTAACTACAGACTAGGGACAGAAAAAGCAAATGgcctttaacaaaaaaaaaaaaaaaaaagtgatagctAATAAAATCTGAAGTAAACATTCTGCATTCTGGATACTTCAAATCTAAAGAGTCAGCAGAGGATGGGAGCAGCAACTGACAATCCACCAATCCCAGTGCAGGGCCGGGTTTCACGCAAGACACGGCATTGTGGTACCTAAGAAACTTAAGCATAAAACATTTCTCTCTTTCAGATGTAAATCTTAGACAAGTCAGCAAAGCATTCAGTCTCAAGACTGCCTTTCTACTTCTGCTCTTTCTCACAAGCCCACTGTCTCTCTTTCCGGTAGTCTTTCCTAGAACTAAAGGTTTGCTTAACTCCATCATCCCAGAGAGCTCTCATTAGGAATTAGCCCAGCCTTCCCACCGCCCCCCCCCTTTAGAATGACTTCCATAACCTAGTTTAGTTGTGGGACCCAGCGAGCCATCGCCTTGGCTTTccatcccccagccttcttccacccTCCCCTTTCGTCCTTCTGTCAATCATGATTCCACTCTACTTGAATTCCTCACTAATCTTTGTCCATCTTCCACACCCTGTCCAGCCATGCTTCACTTCTGCCTCGTGAGTACTTGTTTTCCTTCACCCCCGCC encodes:
- the Snx12 gene encoding sorting nexin-12 — protein: MSDTAVADTRRLNSKPQDLTDAYGPPSNFLEIDIFNPQTVGVGRARFTTYEVRMRTNLPIFKLKESCVRRRYSDFEWLKNELERDSKIVVPPLPGKALKRQLPFRGDEGIFEESFIEERRQGLEQFINKIAGHPLAQNERCLHMFLQEEAIDRNYVPGKVIVILEA